ACCGGAAAACGGCTCCTGTCTCAACATTCACGGCGTGGAAATGGCCTTCCCTCGTGAAGTGATGTTCACACAGCATGGAAAAATGGCAAAAGTCGAGCTAAGGGCCTCGCGCGCTACCTCCACGCCAGAATGAGCGGGATGTGCGGGGGAGTGGGCCGAGCCGAAAACGGTCCGCTCAAAGAAATCTATCCCGTTGACCTGGTTGGTGCCCTCGTAGATTTGAAGGAGCTTCGCGTCACGATAAAGCTTTTCGACCTGCCCCTCCGAGCGGATCCCGTCCTGCCCCATGAGGAGAATTGCGCGACGAGCATTCTCGACGGCCAGGTCCGACCCGGTGATTTTGGCATGATCACCGAGGCCGGTTGCGTAGTCGCTCTGGCGCTGCCTCCCAGGGTCCATGACACGGTCTGCCATCATCCTGGAAACGGTTGGAATGGCGAAGATTCCCTTTCCGAAAACCAGGCGTTTGACGACCTTGGGGACGAGTGACATCCCAGGAAAATCGGCCGCGCCCATGACGCTCATGAGACCCCAAAGACCGTTGGCCATGGATCCTTCCATGAACGCTGCCCTCGCGGTCATCGCGTTTCGGGCCAGGGCCGTGAGTTCGAACTGAACCCATTGGTGATCGATCAGCGGCCTTCCGGCCACGCGAGTTGTGAACGCGTGATTCAGAGCCAGTTCGAAGGCGCGGCGCGCGACTCCCGCGCCGAAAGCGCCGACACCGCTCCGGGTCAACCCGAGGACCAGCCGAATGATGTCCGCGGGTTCGACCTGTGAATCCACTTTGTTCTTTCGGGGGATCACGCATCGATCGAAAACGAGTTCGACGGCCGGGCAGGCGAGCGTGCCCATCTTCCTCTCCACCCGACCCACCTTGAAGCCCGGCAGATCGGGGGTGACAAGAAAAAGCTGCATATCGCTGAGGGGGCGTCCCGGCTCGGGCGGCGTCAGGAGGACAATGAGATCCGCCAGAGATCCATTGGAAATGAACACTTTGGTTCCAGTCACTTCGTAGCCTGTGGGGACCGGCCTGACACGAGTGCATGTTCTCGCGATGGGGAGCGTGTTTGTGTCTTCCATATCGGAACCGGCGCCCGGCTCAGTGAGGGCCGTCGCAATGAAATAGGGACGGCCTTCCCTCTCCCGCTGGATCGTTTGCGGCAGGATTCGCGCGACGATCTTGAGATCGAGCGTGGCCCCGATGGCGGCGACGCCGAGCATGTTGACGAACAGGAGATTCGCCACACCCGCACATCCGGCCGCGATCTCTTCGGCGATGGTGGGGATTCCGATCATGGGAAGCCCGAGCCCGCCGAGTGCATCCGGAACGGTCGCTGAAAAGAGCTGGAGATCACAGGCCCTGCGCAGCACATCCTGCGGCAGGTATCCGGGCGTCTTGTGCGCCTCACGTTCGATGTCGATCGCGCGCGGTGCGATCACTTCTTCCCGGAATTGGGCAATCTTCGCATGATACCGTTCCAAGCGTCTAATGGATCCGGGCGTGTACTGCTTGACGTAGGCCAGGGTGGGATAAAGTTCTTCGAATCTCGGCCTCGTGGGGGGCAAGTGTCCGGATTTCTCCATGGTGGGATCCGATGCCGGTGAAGTTTCCATCAGGCCGCCACGGAGGAAGCGTGACTTTTGGATGTCGACACCTTTCCCCAGTCCCATGTATCGGGCGTGATGCCTTCTTCCTGAAGCGGTTGCTTGATCACGCGATGAGTGCCCGTCTTTGGAATCGATTCCACCACGCGGATATATCGCGGTAGGGCATGTTTCGGAATCTCCCGAGCCAGTTCGGCGCGGAGCTTCGCTGGATCGACGGTCCCTCCCGGCGCCGGGACCACCACGAGCATGACGTCCTGCTCGCCCAAGTCGGACGCCACGCCGAAGGCGGCGCTCTCAAGAACGGCGGGCCGTCGGTTTGCGGCGCTTTCGATTTCAAACGCGGAGACATTCTCACCCCTGACGCGCATCGAATCGGTTTTCCGCCCCACAAAGGTGAGGTAGCCGTTCCGGTCGCGTGTCATGAGGTCCCCGGTATAGACCCATCCATCTCTGCATTTCTCGCGGCTGGCTTCCGGGTTGCGATGGAACTCGACGCTCAAGTCGATCTTCCAGCCGAGGTAGTGAGCCAACTCGCCGGGACGCCCGATGCCGACATCGTTTCCATCCTCGCCGATGAGCATGTATCGGGTGCCTGGGATGGGCTTGCCCACGGACCCGGGTGGACCATAGCCGAGGTTGAATGTGGCGATGCCGCCGCCGTCCACGGCGCCGTAGGTTTCGATCAGTTGGACGCCGAATCTCTCCTGGAACGGCGCCCACTGTTCTTTCGGGCAGGCGGCGCTGATCATGCGGGTCACTTTGTGCGTGCGGTCGAGTGAAGTCGGGGGCTGTTTCATCAGGATGGAAATCATGGAGCCGATGGAGTTGAAAACCGTGGCGCCG
The DNA window shown above is from Nitrospirota bacterium and carries:
- a CDS encoding acyl-CoA/acyl-ACP dehydrogenase; the protein is MEKSGHLPPTRPRFEELYPTLAYVKQYTPGSIRRLERYHAKIAQFREEVIAPRAIDIEREAHKTPGYLPQDVLRRACDLQLFSATVPDALGGLGLPMIGIPTIAEEIAAGCAGVANLLFVNMLGVAAIGATLDLKIVARILPQTIQREREGRPYFIATALTEPGAGSDMEDTNTLPIARTCTRVRPVPTGYEVTGTKVFISNGSLADLIVLLTPPEPGRPLSDMQLFLVTPDLPGFKVGRVERKMGTLACPAVELVFDRCVIPRKNKVDSQVEPADIIRLVLGLTRSGVGAFGAGVARRAFELALNHAFTTRVAGRPLIDHQWVQFELTALARNAMTARAAFMEGSMANGLWGLMSVMGAADFPGMSLVPKVVKRLVFGKGIFAIPTVSRMMADRVMDPGRQRQSDYATGLGDHAKITGSDLAVENARRAILLMGQDGIRSEGQVEKLYRDAKLLQIYEGTNQVNGIDFFERTVFGSAHSPAHPAHSGVEVAREALSSTFAIFPCCVNITSRGKAISTP